In Aerosakkonema funiforme FACHB-1375, a genomic segment contains:
- a CDS encoding FkbM family methyltransferase codes for MFLSEIKHLGKLALRPHYRRSYLATKKLLNTPRYTRSFTNILGAEIELVDSASFLFMYKEIFEQQIYKFKSKEAQPLIIDCGANIGLSILYFKRLYPNSYVVGFEPDINVFNVLKNNIQRLRLSGIELIDKAVWTSETTLEFMAEGADGGRLMQHEPDKEKYQVSTIRLRDYLSKKVDFLKLDIEGAETEVIKDCQDLLVNVDNLFVEYHSFANQPQTLHIIINILTKAGYRLHVHQMRPSLQPFYQCDVYSGMDMILNIFAFREDKF; via the coding sequence ATGTTTTTAAGCGAAATAAAGCATTTAGGCAAGCTGGCGTTGCGACCCCACTACAGAAGATCCTATTTGGCCACAAAAAAACTGTTAAATACCCCTCGCTATACTCGCAGTTTTACTAATATTCTTGGGGCTGAAATAGAATTAGTAGATAGTGCTTCTTTTCTGTTTATGTACAAAGAGATATTTGAACAGCAAATATATAAATTTAAATCGAAAGAAGCACAGCCATTAATTATAGATTGCGGTGCAAATATAGGTTTAAGTATTTTATATTTTAAACGTCTTTATCCAAATAGCTATGTCGTCGGTTTTGAACCAGATATTAATGTTTTTAATGTTTTAAAAAATAATATACAGAGACTTAGATTATCTGGCATTGAGTTAATTGATAAAGCAGTTTGGACGTCAGAAACTACGCTTGAGTTTATGGCTGAAGGTGCTGATGGTGGCAGATTAATGCAGCATGAACCAGACAAAGAAAAATACCAAGTATCAACAATTCGCCTACGTGATTACTTAAGTAAAAAAGTAGATTTCTTAAAACTAGATATCGAAGGTGCTGAAACGGAGGTAATTAAAGATTGCCAAGATTTATTGGTGAATGTAGACAACTTGTTTGTTGAATATCATTCATTTGCTAATCAACCCCAAACTCTCCATATTATAATAAATATACTCACCAAAGCAGGTTATAGGCTTCATGTTCACCAAATGCGCCCTTCTCTTCAGCCGTTTTATCAGTGCGATGTTTACTCAGGTATGGATATGATCTTGAATATTTTTGCTTTTCGTGAGGATAAGTTTTAG
- a CDS encoding glycosyltransferase family 4 protein has protein sequence MNVLQINQSDTIGGAAIAAYRLHEGLLAQGIDSRLLVGEVKTSSDRVAVVTRKPPIENQIYRFSWRLGFNHIHLVSSFDIPKHPFYQKADILNFHNLHTGYFNYLAIPSLTATKPAVFTLHDMWSFTGHCSYSYDCDRWKIGCGKCPYPDIHPGINVDNTSIEWKLKDWVYSRSNLAIVALSKWLYNEAKQSMLNRFPIYHIPNGIDTEVYRPLDRKECRSLLGIPTNKKVIMFSAASLKDPRKGNDLVLKALQSLPASLKAETVLLILGDGGEAMAEAADLPTVNLGFASGDRLKAIAYSTADVFVFPTRADNLPLVLQESMACGTPMVSFKIGGVPDLVRPGITGYLAAPDDIEDFRNGIVQLLEDENLRERMSQQCRTIALQEYSLELQAHRYIELYRQLLHN, from the coding sequence ATGAATGTACTTCAGATCAATCAGTCTGATACTATAGGGGGAGCGGCGATCGCGGCATACCGACTGCACGAAGGGTTGTTAGCTCAAGGTATTGACTCGCGGTTGCTGGTGGGAGAAGTCAAAACAAGCAGCGATCGCGTGGCTGTTGTAACCCGCAAACCGCCCATAGAAAACCAAATTTATCGCTTTAGTTGGCGTCTGGGCTTTAATCATATTCACCTTGTTAGCAGCTTTGATATTCCCAAACACCCTTTTTATCAAAAAGCAGATATTCTCAACTTTCACAATCTTCATACTGGCTACTTTAATTATCTGGCAATTCCCTCATTAACCGCTACAAAACCAGCGGTTTTTACCCTCCACGATATGTGGAGTTTTACAGGTCATTGCAGTTATAGTTATGACTGCGATCGCTGGAAAATAGGCTGTGGAAAATGTCCTTACCCGGATATACATCCAGGGATTAATGTAGATAATACCAGCATAGAATGGAAGCTGAAAGATTGGGTATACAGTCGCTCTAATCTCGCAATTGTGGCTTTGAGTAAATGGCTTTACAACGAAGCCAAGCAGAGTATGCTCAACCGCTTTCCTATTTATCACATACCCAACGGCATCGACACGGAAGTTTACCGACCGCTCGATCGCAAAGAGTGTCGTTCCCTGCTGGGTATACCGACAAACAAAAAAGTTATTATGTTCTCTGCGGCGAGTCTCAAAGATCCGCGCAAAGGCAATGACCTGGTATTGAAAGCGCTACAAAGCCTGCCTGCATCGCTAAAAGCCGAAACCGTACTTTTGATTCTCGGTGATGGCGGTGAAGCGATGGCCGAAGCTGCCGATTTGCCTACTGTCAATCTTGGCTTTGCCAGTGGCGATCGCCTCAAAGCCATTGCCTATTCTACTGCCGATGTATTTGTTTTTCCCACCCGCGCCGATAATTTACCGCTGGTGTTGCAAGAAAGTATGGCTTGTGGTACGCCGATGGTTTCGTTTAAAATAGGCGGAGTTCCGGATCTGGTACGTCCAGGTATCACTGGCTACTTAGCAGCCCCGGACGATATCGAAGACTTTCGTAACGGTATTGTCCAACTATTAGAAGATGAAAATTTACGCGAGCGCATGAGCCAGCAGTGTCGGACGATCGCTCTTCAAGAATACTCTCTGGAACTACAGGCTCATCGATATATTGAATTGTATCGTCAATTGTTGCACAATTAA
- a CDS encoding NAD-dependent epimerase/dehydratase family protein, with protein sequence MVAKQSSNTALVTGATGFVGSHLTHRLVADGWQVHIIMRPNSTLQQLECLQDKIVIHTHDGTTEGLFNIFKSLKPKVVFHLASLLLAQHKPEDIAPMLESNITFGTQLVEAMVAHKVYHLINTGTSWQHYENKNYSPVCLYAATKQAFEAIVQFYVETTPLQVISLKLFDTYGPKDTRNNLFTLIEKTASQKELLAMSPGEQLIELVYIDDVVDAYLVAAERLKNEEVEGHEIYEVSTGSPLKLKEIIEVYEQETGVNIPIQWGGKPYPPREVMVPWNKGALLPGWRAKVGIREGIRRIQEENNL encoded by the coding sequence ATGGTTGCTAAGCAGTCATCCAATACTGCCCTGGTAACTGGTGCTACTGGCTTTGTAGGGTCGCACTTAACGCATCGGCTAGTTGCAGATGGCTGGCAGGTACATATAATTATGCGTCCAAACTCGACGCTGCAACAGCTTGAGTGCCTACAAGACAAGATTGTTATTCACACTCATGACGGTACGACTGAGGGGTTGTTTAACATTTTTAAATCCTTAAAGCCAAAAGTTGTTTTTCATTTAGCATCGTTATTATTGGCGCAACACAAACCAGAGGACATTGCGCCTATGTTGGAGAGTAATATCACCTTTGGTACGCAGCTAGTTGAGGCGATGGTGGCTCATAAAGTTTATCATTTGATCAACACAGGTACATCATGGCAGCATTACGAAAACAAAAACTATAGTCCAGTTTGTTTATATGCTGCTACTAAACAAGCTTTTGAAGCCATAGTTCAGTTTTACGTGGAAACTACACCATTGCAAGTAATAAGTCTCAAACTATTTGATACCTATGGGCCTAAAGATACCAGAAATAACCTATTTACATTGATAGAAAAAACTGCTAGCCAAAAAGAACTGCTGGCAATGTCTCCGGGGGAACAGTTAATTGAACTTGTCTATATAGATGATGTTGTAGATGCCTACTTGGTGGCAGCAGAGCGGTTGAAAAACGAGGAGGTCGAGGGGCATGAAATATACGAAGTATCGACAGGTTCTCCGTTAAAATTAAAGGAAATTATTGAGGTTTATGAGCAAGAAACTGGTGTGAATATACCCATTCAATGGGGGGGTAAACCCTACCCTCCTCGCGAGGTGATGGTGCCTTGGAACAAAGGTGCCCTCTTACCGGGATGGAGAGCAAAGGTAGGCATAAGGGAGGGCATAAGAAGAATACAGGAAGAAAATAATTTATAA
- a CDS encoding glycosyltransferase family 2 protein, which yields MNLLSISTPIAFFIFNRPHLTKIVFDAIAKAKPKKLLVVADGPRFPEEDEKCQKARAAVMANINWECEVLTNFSEPNLGCKERVSSGLNWVFSEVEEAIILEDDCLPHPSFFRFCETLLERYRYDERVMMISGDNFQLGKSRTEYSYYYSKYTHIWGWASWKRAWQYYDVNMKSWPEYKNVNLISSVCEDQLEQKYWTDIFDIVFNGGMNTWDYQWLYGCWCQNGLSILPNCNLVSNIGFGNEGTHTSYDSPWAQLPTSDIGNIEHPPFMVRHRDADNYTFDYLFGGKNFRESNTFTRKLRRRLSLIKGKLKSCF from the coding sequence ATGAATTTATTGTCTATTTCTACACCTATTGCCTTTTTCATCTTCAATCGTCCTCATCTAACAAAGATTGTTTTTGACGCGATCGCTAAGGCCAAGCCCAAAAAGTTATTAGTAGTAGCAGATGGCCCCCGCTTTCCCGAAGAAGATGAAAAATGTCAAAAGGCTAGGGCAGCAGTTATGGCTAATATAAATTGGGAATGCGAAGTGCTTACCAATTTTTCAGAACCCAATCTGGGATGCAAAGAGCGGGTTTCTAGTGGATTGAATTGGGTTTTTTCAGAAGTAGAGGAAGCAATTATTTTAGAAGATGATTGTTTGCCACATCCATCATTTTTCCGTTTTTGCGAAACTCTCCTAGAGCGCTATCGTTATGATGAGAGAGTTATGATGATTAGCGGCGATAATTTTCAGTTAGGCAAAAGCAGGACAGAGTACAGTTATTATTATTCAAAATATACTCACATTTGGGGTTGGGCTTCTTGGAAAAGAGCTTGGCAATACTATGATGTTAATATGAAATCTTGGCCGGAATACAAAAATGTCAACCTTATAAGTTCAGTTTGCGAAGACCAGTTGGAGCAGAAATACTGGACAGATATATTTGATATTGTATTTAATGGTGGTATGAATACTTGGGATTACCAATGGCTTTATGGCTGTTGGTGTCAAAATGGCCTATCAATACTTCCTAACTGCAATCTTGTTTCTAATATTGGCTTTGGAAATGAAGGAACGCATACGTCTTATGACAGTCCGTGGGCACAATTACCAACAAGCGATATCGGCAATATCGAACATCCGCCATTTATGGTTAGGCATCGAGATGCTGACAATTACACATTTGACTATCTATTTGGTGGTAAAAATTTTAGAGAAAGCAACACGTTTACTAGAAAATTGCGCCGACGCTTGTCGTTAATTAAAGGAAAATTAAAATCATGTTTTTAA
- a CDS encoding FkbM family methyltransferase has product MQSAFQEVQSIDFVDIGCSGSLEEKWEQLFPLLSYTGFDPNSEECQRLSSLPHPYKSAKYFPYAIAGEEGTKTIYLTERVGCSSLLRPNHQWLNRFSYHDLFKETGTSSVVCTTLNALANKEGLKADIIKIDTQGLELPILQSGDLVLKNAFCVETETGFLENYIGETTYAQIDEFMRSKGFMMFDIKIYKVGRKNSLIEYGKQQPLWCEALWLFDLIGQGKNPSLEEALKYLTICRAMKCFDYGLELSRYFKDLGIVDRDMLNYLEKPENWIIKPKPPTSTLGKILRWLPEDINKRLMFGLKQIIEE; this is encoded by the coding sequence ATGCAAAGTGCTTTTCAAGAAGTGCAATCAATTGATTTTGTAGATATAGGTTGTAGTGGTTCGTTAGAGGAAAAGTGGGAGCAACTATTTCCTCTGTTATCGTATACTGGATTCGATCCAAATTCAGAAGAATGCCAACGTTTGAGTAGCCTTCCTCACCCGTACAAGAGTGCGAAATATTTCCCCTATGCTATTGCTGGCGAAGAGGGAACAAAAACAATTTACTTGACGGAAAGGGTTGGCTGTTCGTCGCTACTACGCCCAAATCACCAGTGGCTGAACCGTTTTTCATATCACGATTTATTTAAAGAAACGGGAACAAGTTCTGTAGTGTGTACGACTCTTAACGCATTAGCGAACAAAGAAGGTTTGAAAGCCGATATTATCAAGATTGACACTCAAGGGCTGGAATTGCCAATATTACAGTCTGGCGATTTAGTTTTGAAAAATGCGTTTTGCGTAGAAACTGAAACGGGATTTTTAGAAAATTACATAGGGGAAACGACTTATGCCCAAATAGATGAATTTATGCGCTCGAAAGGGTTTATGATGTTTGACATCAAAATTTATAAGGTGGGGCGGAAGAATTCTCTAATTGAATATGGGAAACAACAACCGCTTTGGTGTGAAGCTTTGTGGTTGTTCGATCTCATCGGCCAAGGAAAAAACCCTTCTTTGGAGGAAGCCCTTAAATATTTAACTATTTGTAGGGCAATGAAGTGCTTTGATTATGGATTAGAACTGAGTAGGTATTTTAAAGATCTGGGAATTGTAGATAGAGATATGCTAAATTATCTGGAAAAGCCGGAAAACTGGATAATAAAACCCAAACCACCCACATCAACATTGGGAAAAATTTTGAGATGGCTTCCAGAAGATATAAATAAGAGACTGATGTTTGGATTAAAACAAATTATTGAGGAATAA